Proteins encoded by one window of Salirhabdus salicampi:
- the coaBC gene encoding bifunctional phosphopantothenoylcysteine decarboxylase/phosphopantothenate--cysteine ligase CoaBC produces the protein MLEGKNIVLGVSGGIAAYKACALTSKLVQKGANVKVIMTENAQQFVQPLTFQALSRNPVFTDTFDEQDAAKIAHIDLADTADFIILAPATANVLGKVANGIADDMLTTTLLATEAPVYVAPAMNVHMYGHPSVQNNMQRLFEYGYKFIEPGEGFLACGYVGKGRLEEPEKIVSIIEEDLHKPRLLQGKHVLVTAGPTREAIDPVRFFTNHSSGKMGYAIAGQASLFGAKVTLISGPTQLPSPPGVTRIEIESADEMYREVLRHYGQSDIVIKAAAVADYRPKETFDHKMKKKEGSLTVEMERTKDILQTLGEQKKHQFLVGFAAETNDPLRYGKEKLQKKHLNAIVVNDVSKQGAGFQTDTNAVTYLSRTGREVSMPVMSKQDIAKKLLICIREDIKEEE, from the coding sequence ATGTTAGAAGGAAAAAATATTGTTTTAGGTGTTTCAGGTGGCATAGCCGCATACAAAGCATGTGCACTAACGAGTAAGCTAGTGCAAAAAGGTGCTAATGTAAAAGTTATAATGACAGAAAATGCACAGCAATTTGTTCAACCTTTGACATTCCAGGCATTATCTCGTAATCCAGTGTTTACAGATACATTTGACGAGCAAGATGCAGCGAAAATTGCCCATATTGATTTGGCAGATACAGCTGATTTCATAATATTAGCCCCTGCTACGGCGAATGTATTAGGGAAAGTAGCAAACGGCATCGCCGATGATATGCTAACGACTACATTATTAGCAACCGAGGCACCAGTTTACGTTGCCCCCGCCATGAATGTCCATATGTATGGACATCCGTCCGTCCAAAACAATATGCAAAGATTGTTTGAATACGGCTATAAATTTATTGAACCGGGTGAAGGTTTCCTTGCATGTGGCTATGTTGGTAAAGGCCGTTTAGAGGAACCTGAAAAAATTGTATCAATTATTGAGGAAGACTTACATAAGCCGCGGTTGTTACAAGGCAAACATGTACTTGTCACCGCTGGTCCGACAAGGGAGGCCATTGATCCTGTTCGATTTTTTACGAACCATTCCTCAGGGAAGATGGGTTATGCCATCGCGGGACAAGCTTCACTATTCGGTGCTAAAGTTACGTTGATTTCTGGCCCAACGCAGTTACCATCACCTCCTGGCGTTACACGAATTGAAATTGAATCAGCAGACGAAATGTATAGGGAGGTTTTACGACACTATGGTCAATCCGATATCGTCATAAAGGCTGCGGCAGTAGCCGATTATCGCCCGAAGGAGACCTTCGATCATAAAATGAAGAAAAAAGAAGGCTCTTTAACAGTCGAAATGGAACGGACGAAAGATATCCTACAAACATTAGGGGAACAAAAAAAGCATCAATTTCTCGTAGGATTTGCAGCGGAGACAAATGATCCCCTTCGTTATGGAAAAGAAAAGTTGCAGAAAAAACATTTAAATGCAATTGTAGTTAATGATGTTAGTAAGCAAGGAGCCGGCTTTCAGACAGATACGAATGCTGTCACATATTTGAGTCGTACAGGTAGGGAAGTCTCAATGCCGGTTATGTCAAAGCAAGATATCGCAAAGAAGTTACTCATATGCATTCGGGAGGATATAAAGGAGGAAGAATAG
- the rpoZ gene encoding DNA-directed RNA polymerase subunit omega produces the protein MLEPSIDSLLEKVHSKYALVIVSAKRAREMQEKQKFYVDNPKSKKFVGVALEEIKAEKIDADSHQYE, from the coding sequence ATGTTAGAACCTTCCATCGATTCTTTGTTAGAAAAAGTACATTCCAAATACGCACTAGTTATCGTTTCTGCTAAGCGTGCACGTGAAATGCAAGAAAAGCAAAAGTTTTATGTCGATAACCCTAAATCAAAAAAATTTGTCGGGGTTGCACTGGAAGAAATTAAAGCAGAGAAGATTGACGCTGATTCTCACCAATATGAGTAA
- the gmk gene encoding guanylate kinase → MIEEKGILFVLSGPSGVGKGTVRKALFDNATDLQYSISVTTRNPREGEQDGVDYFFRQKEEVEQMIEKGKLLEWAQYVGNYYGTPREYVEETLENGKDVFLEIEVQGALQVKKNFPQGVFIFLIPPSLEELKNRIVSRGTETEDLVKNRLLAAKKEIDMMDAYDYVVVNDEVDNAVDRILSIVKSEHCKRERIAKQYKKALEE, encoded by the coding sequence GTGATTGAAGAAAAAGGAATACTATTTGTACTATCAGGCCCATCAGGAGTTGGAAAAGGAACTGTACGTAAGGCCTTATTCGATAATGCAACAGACTTACAATATTCAATTTCAGTAACTACCCGTAACCCACGTGAAGGTGAACAAGACGGAGTGGACTACTTCTTTCGTCAAAAAGAAGAAGTTGAGCAGATGATTGAAAAAGGAAAGTTGTTAGAGTGGGCTCAATATGTTGGAAATTATTATGGTACTCCACGAGAGTATGTTGAGGAAACATTAGAAAATGGTAAGGATGTTTTTTTGGAGATTGAAGTCCAAGGTGCACTTCAAGTGAAGAAAAACTTTCCACAAGGTGTGTTCATCTTTTTAATCCCGCCTAGTCTTGAAGAATTAAAAAATCGCATTGTGAGCAGAGGCACGGAAACAGAAGATTTAGTCAAAAATCGTTTACTTGCCGCAAAAAAGGAAATAGATATGATGGATGCCTATGACTATGTCGTTGTGAATGATGAAGTTGACAATGCTGTAGATCGTATATTATCTATTGTAAAAAGTGAACATTGTAAACGGGAACGTATCGCAAAACAATATAAGAAAGCTTTAGAGGAGTGA
- the remA gene encoding extracellular matrix/biofilm regulator RemA — protein sequence MSLKLINIGFGNVVSANRVISIVSPESAPIKRIITVARDNNKLVDATYGRRTRAVIITDSDHVVLSAVQPETVGQRVISNDDLSYEG from the coding sequence ATGAGTTTGAAATTAATAAATATAGGATTTGGAAATGTTGTGTCTGCTAATCGGGTTATTTCTATTGTTTCACCTGAATCAGCACCAATTAAACGGATTATTACAGTGGCGAGAGATAACAATAAACTAGTAGATGCTACATACGGTCGACGCACGAGAGCAGTCATTATAACCGATAGTGACCACGTTGTTTTATCTGCGGTTCAACCAGAAACAGTTGGACAACGTGTAATTAGTAATGATGATTTATCATACGAAGGGTAG
- a CDS encoding YicC/YloC family endoribonuclease, translated as MVKSMTGYGRHVETIDNSRITVEVRTVNHRFLDLSIKMPKTLLHLEEKMKKMARQLLKRGRVDIFLSVDGEALENKKVDVDWILMDQYIEQLNKAKERYKMEGSIPVQALLQFEEVFTVTNEEDEGRKCADVILSCCEQAVQHALQMRKEEGAALKRDLIHRIQQIQSIIKQLEDDREQVIVHYRERIRQRIETYLEEELREDDSRVIQEVAILAEKGDITEEVTRLFSHVDQLATTLEKDEPIGRKLEFIVQEMHREANTIGSKSNDAMVSEKVVALKSEIEKVKEQVQNVE; from the coding sequence TTGGTAAAAAGTATGACAGGCTATGGACGCCACGTTGAAACAATTGATAATTCCCGAATCACAGTTGAAGTCAGGACTGTGAATCACCGCTTTTTGGACCTGTCGATAAAAATGCCAAAGACACTTCTTCATTTAGAGGAAAAGATGAAAAAAATGGCCCGTCAACTGTTGAAACGAGGTCGTGTTGACATATTTTTATCAGTTGACGGGGAAGCGCTTGAAAATAAGAAAGTTGATGTTGATTGGATCCTCATGGACCAATACATTGAACAATTAAACAAAGCGAAAGAACGGTATAAAATGGAAGGTTCCATTCCAGTACAAGCGCTACTACAATTTGAGGAAGTATTTACGGTAACAAATGAGGAAGATGAAGGGCGTAAATGTGCAGATGTCATCTTATCTTGTTGTGAGCAAGCTGTTCAACATGCTTTACAAATGAGAAAAGAAGAAGGGGCTGCCCTAAAGCGTGACTTAATTCATCGAATCCAACAGATTCAAAGTATTATAAAACAGTTAGAAGACGATCGTGAACAGGTGATCGTTCACTATCGTGAGCGGATTAGACAAAGGATTGAGACTTATTTAGAAGAAGAATTACGTGAAGATGATTCAAGAGTTATTCAAGAAGTAGCCATACTAGCTGAAAAAGGGGATATTACAGAAGAAGTAACCCGTTTGTTTAGCCATGTTGACCAGCTAGCTACTACACTTGAAAAAGATGAACCGATTGGCCGCAAATTGGAATTTATTGTACAGGAAATGCACCGCGAAGCAAATACAATTGGTTCTAAATCAAATGACGCAATGGTAAGTGAAAAAGTCGTCGCATTAAAGAGTGAAATTGAAAAAGTAAAAGAACAGGTTCAAAATGTTGAATAA
- a CDS encoding calcium-translocating P-type ATPase, SERCA-type, with product MKWYQISHDETARKLGTNFNEGLSSNLAQKRQRQVGYNELEDHNKPSLLILFIQQFKDFMVLVLLAATLVSGLLGEYVDAIAIMAIVLLNGLLGFFQEQKAEKSLAKLKELSAPMANVLRDGTWIKIPSKELVPGDILKFQTGDRISADIRLVNVNRLEIEESVLTGESVPVPKKAAIVDRGDAELGDQTNMAFAGTLVTRGSGIGIVVETGMSTAMGKIAALLSATKRKPTPLERKLEELGKILIVTALLLTVLVAVLGIWQGHPLYEMFLAGVSLAVAAIPEGLPAIVTVALSLGVQRMIKKKAVVRKLSAVETLGCASVICSDKTGTMTQNEMTVKQIYLPGRHLFVTGKGYEPDGKFVLDDKNINPSKVKSLHQLLSYGVLCNHAILQRKKGQYVIDGDPTEGALVVAAEKAEIRRNELTEYKVVYEIPFDSDRKRMSVVVEDEQKRRFVITKGAPDVLLKRTKYIYENGRFGTFSPEREQELNQVMETMANKALRTIALCFKEVEVKDDYSDLELETDLSFLGMYGMIDPPREEVKEAIATCRNAGVKTVMITGDHVHTAKAIAKQLQLLPDNGRVLDGYQISEMSDEELVELIDDTYVFARVSPEHKLRIVKAFQEKGHIVAMTGDGVNDAPAIKASDIGVSMGRSGTDVTKEAASLILMDDHFATIKSAIEEGRNIYENIRKFIRYLLASNVGEILVMLFAMLLGMPLPLVPVQILWVNLVTDGLPALALGLDKPEKDVMSRQPRSPKESIFARGLAFKIITRGFLIGLVTLIAFMFAYAQHPNNLQYAQTIAFTTLVMAQLIHVFDCRSDRSVFARNPFGNLYLVGAVISSVFLLLVVVYYEPLQPIFHTVGLPAREWLFIVVLSAIPTIIWGPGKRK from the coding sequence GTGAAATGGTATCAGATTAGTCACGACGAAACAGCGAGAAAATTAGGGACAAACTTTAATGAAGGTTTATCATCTAACCTTGCTCAAAAGCGCCAACGTCAAGTTGGTTATAATGAATTGGAAGACCATAATAAGCCATCGCTACTTATATTATTTATACAACAATTTAAAGATTTTATGGTACTCGTCCTCCTCGCAGCTACTTTAGTATCTGGATTGCTAGGGGAATATGTAGATGCGATAGCAATTATGGCTATTGTGTTGTTAAATGGTTTGTTAGGTTTTTTCCAAGAGCAAAAGGCAGAAAAATCATTAGCAAAACTAAAAGAATTGTCAGCCCCTATGGCTAATGTGTTGAGGGATGGTACATGGATAAAGATCCCAAGTAAAGAGCTTGTACCTGGTGATATTCTGAAATTCCAAACAGGGGATCGAATAAGTGCAGACATTCGTTTAGTCAATGTCAATCGCCTTGAGATTGAAGAGTCTGTTCTAACTGGGGAATCAGTTCCAGTTCCGAAAAAGGCTGCCATCGTAGATAGAGGTGATGCAGAGCTTGGGGATCAAACGAACATGGCTTTTGCAGGCACGCTCGTTACAAGAGGTAGTGGTATCGGCATTGTCGTGGAGACAGGTATGTCAACCGCGATGGGGAAAATTGCTGCATTATTATCAGCGACGAAACGGAAGCCGACTCCTCTTGAGCGGAAACTTGAGGAATTAGGAAAGATATTAATTGTTACGGCATTACTTTTAACCGTATTAGTAGCAGTGTTGGGGATTTGGCAAGGACACCCTTTATATGAGATGTTCTTAGCAGGAGTATCTTTAGCCGTCGCCGCAATTCCTGAGGGACTGCCAGCGATTGTCACGGTAGCATTATCGTTAGGTGTACAACGGATGATTAAGAAGAAAGCCGTTGTACGTAAATTATCTGCGGTGGAAACATTAGGGTGTGCCTCTGTCATTTGTTCAGATAAGACAGGAACAATGACGCAAAACGAAATGACGGTGAAACAAATTTATTTACCTGGACGTCATCTGTTTGTGACAGGAAAAGGGTACGAACCAGACGGAAAATTTGTTCTCGATGATAAAAACATTAACCCGAGCAAAGTGAAGTCTTTACATCAGTTACTTTCTTACGGTGTGCTGTGTAACCATGCGATTTTACAGAGGAAAAAAGGTCAATATGTTATCGATGGTGATCCGACAGAGGGAGCACTTGTTGTTGCTGCAGAGAAAGCGGAAATACGCAGAAATGAGTTAACCGAATATAAGGTTGTTTATGAAATTCCATTTGATTCAGATCGAAAGCGTATGTCTGTCGTTGTTGAGGATGAACAAAAGAGGCGCTTCGTTATTACGAAAGGTGCACCAGACGTATTGTTAAAACGAACAAAATATATTTATGAAAACGGTCGTTTTGGAACCTTTTCACCTGAACGAGAGCAAGAATTAAATCAAGTAATGGAAACGATGGCGAATAAAGCTTTACGTACCATCGCATTATGTTTTAAAGAGGTCGAAGTAAAGGACGATTATTCAGATTTAGAGCTTGAAACAGACCTTAGTTTTCTCGGTATGTATGGGATGATTGATCCACCAAGAGAAGAAGTGAAAGAAGCCATTGCTACTTGTCGTAATGCAGGGGTAAAAACGGTAATGATTACCGGGGACCATGTCCATACAGCGAAGGCTATTGCAAAACAGCTACAATTGCTACCTGATAACGGACGTGTATTAGATGGTTATCAAATTAGTGAGATGTCTGATGAGGAACTCGTGGAATTAATTGACGATACTTACGTATTTGCACGTGTATCCCCTGAACATAAGTTACGGATAGTAAAGGCATTTCAAGAGAAAGGGCATATTGTAGCTATGACAGGTGACGGAGTCAATGATGCCCCTGCAATTAAAGCGAGTGATATCGGTGTTAGTATGGGGAGAAGCGGTACCGATGTAACGAAGGAAGCGGCATCACTTATCTTAATGGATGACCACTTTGCTACAATAAAATCAGCAATTGAAGAAGGTCGAAACATATATGAAAATATACGAAAATTTATTCGCTATTTGCTAGCATCGAACGTTGGGGAAATATTAGTGATGCTATTTGCGATGTTACTAGGTATGCCACTACCATTAGTGCCTGTACAAATCTTATGGGTGAATCTCGTAACTGATGGATTGCCGGCATTGGCCTTAGGATTAGATAAACCAGAAAAAGATGTGATGAGCCGTCAGCCTAGAAGTCCGAAAGAAAGTATTTTTGCTAGAGGGCTAGCTTTTAAAATTATTACTCGTGGATTTTTAATTGGACTTGTCACGTTAATCGCGTTTATGTTTGCTTATGCGCAACATCCAAATAACCTTCAATACGCACAGACCATTGCATTTACTACCTTAGTCATGGCACAATTAATACATGTATTTGATTGTCGTTCGGATCGATCAGTATTTGCTAGAAACCCATTTGGTAATTTATATTTAGTCGGTGCAGTCATTTCATCCGTATTCCTTTTATTAGTCGTTGTATATTATGAGCCACTCCAGCCGATATTCCATACTGTCGGTTTGCCTGCCAGAGAATGGTTGTTTATCGTTGTACTAAGTGCAATACCGACGATTATATGGGGTCCAGGAAAAAGAAAATGA
- a CDS encoding Rqc2 family fibronectin-binding protein — protein sequence MSFDGVVTRAVTDELNTKLLNGRVGKIYQPTKTELVFTVRSKGENHQLLLSAHPSYARFHITDKTLTNPKVPPMFCMLLRKYLAGGMVEKIEQVEMERVVRFHIKGKDEIGDETSHILVVELMGKHSNIMLVNEEKNVILDSIKHIPPAQNRFRTIMPGQPYVAPPSQDKLNPLQIDGEQFIKKLDFNSGKLDQQIVRMLMGFSPVIAKDITTRAHLGSNEQYLTTFLNVQAKLINHEYEPTIYTDGNTEKFYVLPLSYLEGKKRVFESVSAMLDTFYSGKAERDRVKQQVSDLIKLVKNERDKNIRKLKKHEKTLQKAEKADSYKHKGELLTAHMHLVKKGDESVTVVDYYDPDGQQLTIELNPNKTPSENAQLYFQTYQKLKKSKSIVQQEMERANNEIIYLEQVLQQLDTARESDLEEIREELQEEGYVKKKRDKPNRKKRNTPEPDEYVSSDGTLILVGRNNKQNDYVTNRMARKSDVWLHTKDIPGSHVVIRDNNPSEETLKEAAMIAAFYSKAKLSSSVPVDYTEVRHVRKPSGSKPGYVIYDHQTTIFVTPDEEKVQQLKK from the coding sequence ATGTCATTTGACGGTGTCGTTACACGGGCAGTTACAGACGAACTCAACACCAAACTATTAAACGGACGTGTCGGGAAAATATACCAACCAACAAAAACTGAGCTGGTATTTACCGTTCGATCAAAGGGAGAAAACCATCAACTCCTTTTATCTGCACATCCAAGTTATGCACGATTTCATATTACAGATAAGACGTTAACGAATCCGAAAGTACCTCCTATGTTTTGTATGTTGCTACGTAAATACTTAGCTGGAGGAATGGTTGAAAAGATTGAGCAAGTAGAAATGGAACGAGTTGTGCGTTTTCATATAAAAGGGAAAGATGAAATCGGAGATGAAACCAGCCATATTCTTGTTGTAGAGTTAATGGGAAAACATAGTAATATTATGCTAGTCAATGAAGAGAAAAACGTGATCTTAGATAGCATAAAACACATCCCACCGGCACAAAACCGTTTTCGAACAATTATGCCGGGTCAACCTTATGTAGCACCGCCGAGTCAGGATAAGCTGAATCCATTACAAATCGATGGGGAGCAGTTTATTAAAAAACTTGACTTCAATAGCGGAAAGTTAGACCAACAAATTGTTCGTATGTTAATGGGCTTTTCACCTGTGATTGCAAAAGACATTACCACTCGGGCCCATTTAGGTTCAAACGAACAATACTTGACCACATTTTTAAATGTACAAGCGAAACTAATCAATCATGAGTATGAACCAACGATTTACACTGATGGGAATACAGAAAAATTTTACGTGTTACCATTATCGTACCTGGAAGGGAAAAAGCGAGTATTTGAATCGGTAAGTGCGATGCTTGATACATTTTATAGTGGCAAAGCGGAACGAGATCGAGTTAAACAACAAGTTAGCGACTTAATTAAGCTAGTGAAAAATGAACGGGATAAAAATATTCGTAAGTTAAAAAAACATGAAAAAACTTTACAAAAAGCAGAAAAAGCGGACTCATATAAACATAAAGGTGAATTATTAACTGCACATATGCACCTTGTTAAAAAAGGGGATGAATCGGTAACAGTTGTTGATTACTATGATCCTGACGGGCAACAACTAACGATTGAACTAAATCCTAATAAAACTCCAAGTGAGAATGCACAACTGTATTTTCAGACATACCAAAAGTTAAAGAAATCAAAATCAATTGTTCAACAGGAAATGGAACGTGCGAATAATGAAATCATTTATTTGGAGCAAGTGTTACAACAATTAGATACGGCTCGTGAGTCTGATTTAGAGGAGATCCGTGAAGAACTTCAGGAAGAAGGATATGTAAAGAAGAAGCGAGATAAACCAAACCGTAAAAAACGAAACACACCAGAACCTGATGAATATGTATCATCAGATGGAACTTTGATTTTAGTAGGACGTAACAATAAACAAAATGACTATGTCACAAATCGAATGGCTCGTAAGTCAGATGTATGGCTTCATACGAAAGATATTCCAGGATCACACGTCGTCATAAGAGATAACAATCCATCTGAAGAAACATTAAAAGAAGCGGCTATGATTGCAGCTTTTTACAGTAAAGCTAAACTGTCTTCCTCCGTCCCTGTTGACTACACAGAGGTGAGACATGTACGTAAACCATCTGGATCAAAGCCTGGTTATGTCATCTACGATCATCAAACGACCATTTTCGTTACTCCCGATGAGGAGAAGGTACAACAACTAAAGAAATGA
- a CDS encoding solute carrier family 23 protein, whose product MRKEQMVMDVQDVPKLGKWLTLSLQHLFAMFGATILVPFLTGMSQGVALVSSAIGTIAYLLITRGRVPAYLGSSFAFIAPIIAVTGSSGIPGAMVGSFLAGLVYGFVALFIRLLGLRWLMKILPPIVVGPVIIVIGLGLASVAIDMAMYDPEGNYSTTHFTVALVTLAITIIASIFFKGFFGLIPILFGIIGGYIFAFTQGVVNTAGVAAEWTKLTSSQSIGEFFGAFFKVPDFVVPFADYNPFTVFSWEIALLMVPIAVVTIAEHIGDQMVLSKVVGRDFLQKPGLHRSIAGDGVATIIASFLGGPPNTTYGENIGVLAITRVFSVFVIGGAAVLALFFGFTGIVVAAIESIPGAVMGGVSILLFGVIASSGLRMLIDNQVDLGDKRNLIISSVILVIGIGGAFVQLSDNLQIAGMALSAIIGVTLNLVLPGKENGYGNGKMFEVNKEIKNEEPAA is encoded by the coding sequence ATGAGAAAAGAACAAATGGTGATGGACGTTCAAGACGTCCCAAAATTAGGGAAATGGCTAACATTAAGTTTACAACACTTATTTGCAATGTTTGGGGCAACGATTCTTGTGCCATTCTTAACAGGAATGTCGCAAGGTGTAGCACTTGTATCAAGTGCAATTGGTACAATTGCATACTTGTTGATTACTAGAGGACGTGTGCCAGCATATCTTGGTTCTAGTTTCGCTTTTATTGCACCTATTATTGCAGTAACAGGCTCATCAGGTATTCCGGGGGCGATGGTAGGTAGCTTCCTTGCTGGTCTTGTGTATGGATTTGTAGCCCTTTTCATTCGACTGCTTGGATTAAGATGGTTAATGAAAATTTTACCTCCAATCGTTGTGGGACCTGTCATTATCGTAATTGGTTTAGGGTTAGCATCTGTAGCCATTGATATGGCAATGTATGACCCTGAGGGAAATTACAGTACAACACATTTTACAGTAGCGCTCGTAACATTGGCGATTACGATTATTGCGTCGATATTTTTTAAAGGATTCTTTGGACTCATTCCTATTCTTTTCGGTATTATTGGTGGATACATCTTTGCTTTTACACAAGGAGTCGTTAATACGGCAGGTGTTGCTGCAGAATGGACGAAATTAACATCAAGCCAATCAATTGGTGAATTTTTTGGAGCATTTTTTAAAGTTCCAGACTTCGTTGTACCGTTCGCGGATTATAACCCATTCACCGTATTTAGTTGGGAAATTGCTTTGTTAATGGTACCGATTGCAGTTGTTACAATTGCAGAACATATTGGTGATCAGATGGTGTTGTCAAAAGTAGTAGGAAGAGACTTTTTACAAAAACCTGGTTTACATCGATCCATTGCCGGTGATGGTGTAGCAACCATTATTGCATCTTTCCTCGGCGGACCACCGAATACAACTTATGGAGAGAACATTGGTGTGTTAGCTATTACGCGTGTGTTCAGTGTATTTGTTATCGGGGGTGCAGCAGTACTAGCATTATTCTTCGGGTTTACAGGAATTGTTGTGGCAGCCATAGAATCAATCCCAGGAGCTGTTATGGGTGGCGTATCGATTTTATTATTTGGGGTTATTGCTTCAAGTGGTTTACGTATGTTAATTGACAACCAAGTAGATTTAGGTGACAAACGTAACCTCATTATCTCTTCGGTCATTTTAGTCATTGGAATTGGTGGAGCCTTCGTCCAACTTTCAGACAATTTACAGATCGCCGGGATGGCTCTTTCAGCTATTATTGGTGTTACGTTAAATCTAGTATTACCAGGTAAGGAAAATGGCTATGGAAATGGTAAGATGTTTGAGGTGAATAAAGAAATAAAAAATGAAGAGCCAGCAGCATAA
- the pyrR gene encoding bifunctional pyr operon transcriptional regulator/uracil phosphoribosyltransferase PyrR, whose translation MEAKAQVLDAPAMRRALTRISHEILEKNKGTDSLILVGIKTRGVPIARRLASKIEEIEGVSVPVGELDITLYRDDLTVSNNRGEPEIKDTRIPHDVTGKNIILVDDVLYTGRTVRAALDAIIDKGRPGQIQLAVLIDRGHREFPIRADYVGKNIPTSLNEVINVELEEIDGLDEVKIYENK comes from the coding sequence ATGGAAGCAAAAGCCCAAGTACTAGATGCTCCAGCAATGAGACGTGCGTTAACTCGAATTTCCCATGAAATACTGGAAAAAAATAAAGGTACTGATTCGTTAATTCTTGTAGGAATTAAGACGAGAGGCGTACCGATTGCCCGCCGTTTAGCGAGCAAGATTGAGGAAATCGAAGGTGTGTCAGTTCCTGTAGGTGAGCTAGACATTACGTTATATCGTGATGATCTAACAGTTTCCAATAACCGTGGAGAACCGGAGATAAAAGACACTCGAATTCCACATGACGTAACTGGTAAGAACATCATTCTAGTTGATGATGTATTGTACACAGGGCGTACAGTCCGAGCTGCATTGGATGCCATTATTGACAAGGGTCGTCCTGGGCAAATTCAATTAGCCGTCTTAATTGATAGAGGACATCGGGAATTCCCAATTCGGGCTGATTACGTTGGGAAAAACATTCCCACCTCCCTTAATGAAGTGATTAATGTTGAACTTGAGGAAATAGACGGTTTAGATGAAGTGAAAATTTATGAAAACAAATAA
- a CDS encoding RluA family pseudouridine synthase, whose protein sequence is MEVHSYEVLADQHLMRIDKVLTELNPDYSRSQVQLWIKDGSVKVNDQQVKSNYKCQQGDQVTWSIPEPEELNVAAENIPIDIVYEDEDVVVVNKPRGMVVHPSAGHTSGTLVNALLYHCNDLSGINGVIRPGIVHRIDKDTSGLLMVAKNDHAHMSLAEQLSEKTVKRKYVAIVHGVLEHDVGTIDAPIGRDPKDRQKMGVVGNGKDAVTHFKVIERFQDFTYVECELETGRTHQIRVHFQYISHPLVGDPKYGPRKTLDLDGQALHAQTIGFSHPSTKEWMEYEAEAPDEFEAVLQFLRKRG, encoded by the coding sequence ATGGAAGTACATTCCTATGAAGTATTAGCCGATCAACATCTAATGAGAATAGATAAAGTATTGACGGAGCTTAATCCTGATTACTCCCGCTCCCAAGTTCAATTGTGGATTAAGGACGGAAGTGTCAAGGTGAATGACCAACAAGTGAAAAGTAATTATAAATGTCAACAAGGGGATCAAGTAACATGGTCGATTCCAGAACCGGAAGAGTTGAATGTCGCTGCAGAAAACATTCCGATAGATATTGTTTACGAAGATGAGGATGTTGTAGTTGTAAATAAGCCGAGGGGGATGGTTGTTCATCCATCAGCAGGACATACTTCAGGCACATTAGTCAATGCACTGCTCTACCATTGTAACGATTTAAGTGGTATTAACGGTGTCATTCGTCCTGGAATTGTACACCGTATTGATAAGGACACGAGCGGCCTTTTAATGGTAGCAAAAAATGATCATGCACATATGTCCTTAGCCGAGCAACTATCAGAAAAAACAGTAAAACGTAAGTATGTAGCGATTGTCCATGGTGTATTAGAACATGATGTTGGGACAATTGATGCACCAATTGGTCGAGATCCAAAGGATCGTCAAAAAATGGGTGTGGTCGGAAACGGAAAAGATGCAGTTACACACTTTAAAGTAATAGAACGGTTCCAAGATTTTACGTATGTAGAATGTGAGTTGGAAACAGGTCGAACACATCAGATTCGTGTTCATTTCCAATACATTAGTCACCCACTTGTTGGTGATCCGAAATATGGTCCCCGTAAAACATTGGATTTAGACGGTCAGGCTCTTCATGCTCAAACAATTGGATTTTCACACCCATCAACGAAGGAATGGATGGAGTATGAGGCTGAAGCACCAGATGAGTTTGAAGCAGTATTACAGTTTTTACGAAAAAGAGGTTGA